One Pararge aegeria chromosome 4, ilParAegt1.1, whole genome shotgun sequence DNA segment encodes these proteins:
- the LOC120637947 gene encoding ras-related protein Rab-9B, which yields MGEDSDHGYGRTTNKNVLLKIVILGDGGVGKSCLMGRFISNHFDDHNFHTIGVEFMNKTLDVNGKQYTLQIWDTAGQERFKSLRTPFYRGTDICILAYAIDDRSSFNNIKTWLNEFLHYAGVKNGIEKFPFIVVGNKSDVSSKDREVTHEQLKQWCDENKISTYLETSAKTDSNVVEAFSQSVQRWADLEQKAEKELRMYHHPDTVTLHGSSVTSSFRATCCSRFTSET from the exons atggGCGAAGATAGCGACCATGGGTACGGGCGGACGACAAATAAGAATGTGCTCTTGAAAATTGTTATATTGGGAGATGGAGGTGTTGGCAAATCGTGCCTGATGGGCAGGTTCATATCAAATCACTTCGATGACCACAACTTTCATACGATAGGCGTGGAGTTCATGAACAAGACATTGGACGTTAACGGCAAGCAGTACACTTTACAg ATCTGGGACACAGCTGGTCAAGAGAGGTTCAAATCTCTGAGGACACCATTCTACAGAGGGACAGACATTTGCATATTGGCATATGCAATTGATGATAGGAGTTCCTTCAACAACATTAAAACTTGGTTGAACGAGTTCCTACATTATGCTGGAGTGAAGAACGGGATTGAGAAGTTTCCTTTCATTGTTGTTGGTAATAAG TCAGATGTATCGTCGAAGGACCGAGAGGTAACACACGAGCAATTGAAGCAGTGGTGTGATGAGAACAAGATCTCCACGTACTTGGAAACGTCGGCAAAAACTGATAGCAATGTGGTTGAAGCCTTCTCGCAATCTGTACAGAG GTGGGCCGACTTGGAACAGAAAGCGGAAAAGGAGCTGAGGATGTACCATCATCCCGACACGGTCACCCTCCACGGCTCCAGCGTCACATCCAGCTTCCGAGCCACTTGCTGCTCGCGTTTCACATCAGaaacataa